The DNA segment AGATAGTTTGTTATTATTAAATCACAAAACAAAGAGGTGATTTAAAATGGAAAAAGATTATATTACTATTACAGGGACGGAATACTACTTCGGAAATATAGTTTTTAAAGTAGGAGATGTTATTAGTTGTGAAAAAGAATTTGATAACGACTATGATGAAGAAGCGATAAAAGTTATGATAAAAACTTTTGGTAAAGTTGGATACGTAGCTAATTCAAGTCGTACAGTAGCTAAAGGTACGAAAAGTGCAGGAAGAATTTATGATAAAGTAGGAGATAAGTTCTATGCGAAAGTATGTTTTGTTACTGGTACTTCTGTAATAGTTGAAGTATTAAAAAGAGATGAAAATAATCACAAAAATAATAGAAAAATTCATAAATAATTGTTATTATATACATAAGTGTATATAAGGAGTAAATTTTATGGAAAAAGGAAGATATCAAAAATTAAAGTTATTATATTTATTAGAAATATTAAGAGATTATAGTGATGAAAATACTTATTTAAGTGTTAGGGAGTTAACGGATTTACTCTTAAAAAATGAAATAGTCGTAGAGAGGAAAACGTTATATAAAGATTTAGAATTATTACAAGACTATGGATTTAATATTGTAGTCGAAAAAAATGGTAGAGAGAATATTTACGCTCTAGTGGAGAGGGAGTTTGAACTTGTAGAGGTGAAGATGCTAATAGATGTTATTCAGGCTAGTAAGTTTTTAACTGCTAAAAAATCTCGTGATTTAATTATAAAACTTAAGAAATTAGCAAGTAAAAAGCAAGCACAAAAAATTCAAAGACAGGTATATTCGTTTGAAGAAAATAAATATATTAATGAAAATATTTATTATAATGTAGATGCAATTCATAATGCGATTGCAGAAAATAAGCAGATTAATTTTAATTATTGGCAATGGAATTATAAAAAAGAGATGATAGACAGGAAAAATGGTGAGGTTTATAATATTAGTCCATTTGCATTAGTGTGGAATGATGAAAATTATTATATGGTTGCTTATGATAATAAAAAAGATTTGATTAAGCATTATCGTGTTGACAAAATGCGTCATGTTGTTATTGATGAAAATGATAGAGTTGGTCATGAAAATTTTCTAAAAGAAGATATATCTAGTTATTCAAAGAAAATATTCGGTATGTACGGTGGAATTTTGGAAAAAGTAACTTTAGAGTTTAAAGAATCATTAATTGGGGTTGTTGTCGATAGATTTGGAAAAGATATTATTATTCATAGAAAAAATGATGTTTATCAAACTTCTGTTGAAGTGATGTGTAGTAGGCATTTTCTAGGATGGATTTTTTCTTTAGGTAGTGATATTGAAATAATTGCCCCTCAAAGCGTAAGGGATTTATATGTGAAAGAAATAGAAGGTTTACTAAAAAACTACAGATAGTACAATAGAGAATTTAACTAAAAGAACGGTTGTAAAAAAAATTTTAGTGTTAACAGCCTAAGAAGTATATATATTTTGTAATAATTTTTTAATGGAATTTAGATTATTAGGAGTGATTTTGAAAATTTGATTCTCATATGAATTAAATTTTTATAGTTACTCCTATTTTTTGATAATAAAATTGAAAATATATAAATTCATTTGGTATATTTTAAGGTATTGAAAGTGTACTTAATACCAACTTAAAATCGTTACTTTGTTGTTGCGTTACCATGAAATGAGTGTTATAATTAAATGATGAATAAAAATGATATAATATCATTTTCACAGAAAATATGTCGGAAGGAAAATTTTAATGGCTATTTTAGGAAAATTATTTGATGCTAATAAAAGAGAAGTAAAAAGTTTAGCAAAATTAGCTGATAAAGTATTAGCTAAAGAAGAAGAATATGCTAGTTTTAGTGATGAACAGTTGCAAAACAAGGCTGAAGAATTTAAAGAATATATTGAAGAAGAAAAAGAAAAAGGCAGAGCAGTTGCTGATATATTAGATGATATATTGGTAGATGCATTTGCAACTGCACGTGAAGGAGCTTTCCGTGCATTAGGTATGAAACCTTATAAAGTTCAAGTTATGGGTGGTATTGCATTACATCGTGGGGATATCGCAGAGATGAGAACAGGGGAAGGTAAAACTCTTACGGCTACAATGCCTGTATATTTAAATGCTTTATCTGGAGATGGTGTTCACGTAGTAACAGTCAATGAATACTTATCTAAACGTGACGCAGAAGAAATGGGAGTTTTATATAATTATCTAGGATTATCAGTAGGATTGAACCTAAACTCAATGAATTCTGAAGAAAAAAGAGCTGCGTATAATGCGGATATTACTTACTCAACAAATAATGAGTTAGGTTTTGACTATTTACGTGATAATATGGTGAAATCTGTAGAAGCTCGTGTGCAACGCCCACTGAATTATGCAATCATCGATGAGGTTGACTCTGTTTTGATTGACGAAGCCAGAACACCTCTTATTATTTCAGGAGAAGGACAAGAGTCTACATCATTATATCAAGTAGCTAATGCTTTTGTTAAGACATTGAAACGTGCCGAGGAAGAAGATGGTAGCGATGGAGATTATACTTTAGATGTAAAAACTAAAGCTATTCAACTTTCTGAAAAAGGTATAGATAAAGCAGAAAGTTACTTCGGACTAAAAAATCTTTATGATTTGAAAAATGTTGATTTAACACACCACATAAACCAAGCGTTAAAAGCGAACTATACTATGGCACTTGATGTAGATTATGTGGTTGCAGAAGATGGAGAAATTCTAATCGTTGACCAATTTACAGGGCGTACAATGCCAGGCCGTCGTTTTTCTGAAGGATTGCACCAAGCTATTGAGGCTAAAGAAGGTGTAGCTATCCAAAAAGAAAGTAAAACAATGGCGACTATTACATTCCAAAACTTCTTTAGAATGTATAAAAAACTTAGCGGTATGACGGGTACAGCTAAAACAGAAGAAGAAGAATTTAGAAATATTTATAATATGTATGTAACGACAATACCAACAAATAAACCTATTATTAGAATAGATGCTCCGGATTTTATTTACTCTACTATGGAAGCCAAATTTAATGCGGTTGCTCGTGAGGTTAAAGAATGTTACGATAGAGGACAACCGGTCCTTTTAGGTACAGTATCTATCGAAACCAGTGAATTGGTTTCTAGACTTCTGTATAAATATGGAGTTCCTCATAAAGTACTGAATGCTAAACAAAATGAAAGTGAAGCAGAAATTATCAAACAAGCAGGACAAAAAGGTTCTATTACGATTGCGACCAACATGGCTGGACGTGGTACGGATATTAAACTAGGTGAGGGAGTTCGTGAACTAGGTGGTTTAGCTGTAATTGGTACAGAACGTCATGAATCACGTCGTATTGATAACCAGTTACGTGGGCGTTCTGGACGTCAGGGTGACCCAGGATATAGTAGATTCTATCTATCATTAGAAGATGAACTTATGGTTCGTTTCGGTGCTGACAGATTACAAAGACTTATGGGTAAAACAGATGATACACCTCTTGAAAGTAAAATGGTCAGCCGCTCTGTAGAAAGTGCTCAAAAACGTGTAGAAGGTAACAACTACGATGCGCGTAAACAAGTTCTTCAGTATGATGATGTTTTACGTAAACAACGTGAAATTATGTATGCTGAAAGAAATGAAGTTTTAGAAAATGAAGTAGTTACTGATATTATTGATAGAATGACAGAAGAAGCAGTTGAGAAAACTATTGAATATGCAACTCAAACATTAGAAGCACATAGTGAAAAAGAAGAAACAGAAGAAATTGTAAAATCACTAAATGAAAAATTCTTAGGACAATGTCCTATAAAAGAAGATGAGTATAGTGAAGTTATGTCTGATGAAGAAATTAAACAACTTGCTCTTGAAAAAATTAATAATGAATATGAACAAAAACGCGAGCTTCTTGGTGATGAGACCATGAATTCATTTGAAAGATATATTCTTTTAAATGTAATAGATGATCGTTGGACAGACCATATCGACCAAATGGATCAACTGCGCAAAGGTATTTTCTTACGTTCATATGGTCAAATAGATCCGCTTCGTGAATATAAAAACGAAGGACATGAAATGTTTGAATATATGATAGACGAGATAGAATGCGAAGTAGTCGCTAACTTATTACGTATCAAGGTTGAACGTCATGAAGAAATAGAGCTTAAAGAAGAAAAAACAAATCTTGTTACTAATGACAGTAAAGAGCATATTTCTCGTGGTCCAGTAAGAAGTGCATCTCGCGAAGAGAAAAAAGCACGTATTGCTGAGAGAAAACAACGTATTAAAGAGTTAAAAGCTCAAAAGCAAAAAGAAGAGAAATAGTATTTTAACAGATAAGGAAACTTATAGTATAGGTTTCCTTATCTTAAATTATGCAATAGAAGTGGAGTGGTTTTATGAAAAAAATAGAGGAATTAAAAAAAATTATTCAAGAAAGTAATAATATAGTGTTCTTTGGTGGTGCTGGAGTTTCTACCGAGTCAAATATACCAGATTTTCGTAGTGCTAATGGTATATTTAGTGTAGAATTAGGACGACATTTTACTCCAGAACAACTGGTATCACGTACGATGTTCGAGAAGTACCCAGAAGATTTTTTTAAATTTTATAAAGAACATTTGATATATCCAGATGCTAAGCCTAATAAAGCACATTATTTTTTGGCAGAACTTGAGACTAAAGGAAAACTTCGTGCTGTTATTACTCAAAATATTGATACTTTGCATGAAATAGCAGGAAGCAAAAACATTTTAAAACTTCATGGTACGGTAGATAGTAACTACTGCCGTAAGTGTGGAAAGCATTATAACTTAGAGGAGTTTTTATCAAAAGAGAGTATTATTCCTCTATGTGAGTGTGGTGGTATTATAAAACCGTATGTTACATTATATGAAGAAGAATTGGATATGACGGTATTTAGTTCTGCGATTAAGTATATAGAGCAGGCAGAGGTGTTAATAATAGGAGGAACCTCACTTAGTGTATATCCAGCCGCAAATTTAATAAGACACTTTAGAGGAAAGCATTTAGTAGTTATAAACAAAACTTCAACTTCTCAAGACAGAATGGCAACATTGGTTATTAGTGGAAAAATAGGGGAAGTTTTCGAAAAGATAAATAATGTAAAGTAGTGAAATATAATTAACTAAACGAGAAAGGAGATTTTATGAATATTATCAGAAAAATTGGATGGTTTTTAAAACTCGAAAAGAAACGATATATAGTAGGAATACTTGCATTATCATTAGTAAGTGTTTTTAATTTAATACCATCAAGAGTGATAGGAAATGTTGTTGATAATATTGCGTCAGGAGAGTTAACAAATAAGTATTTATTTATAAATCTAGCTTACTTAGTATCAGCAGCTTTAATAATGTATGGTCTGAGATATGTTTGGCGTGTCTATATCTTTGGTGCAGCGTATAATCTTGGAAGATTATTGCGTTTTAGACTATTTCAACATTTTACAAAGATGTCTCCATCGTTTTATCAAAAATATCGTACAGGTGATTTGATGGCGCACGCTACAAATGATATTAACTCTGTTGTAATGGTTGCAGGTGCAGGAGTGATGTCGGCAGTCGATGCGTCTATTACAGCATTGGTAACTTTAGGAACAATGGTGTTATTAATAAGTCCAAAGTTAAGTTTTATAGCGATATTACCATTTCCGTTTATGGCATATGCAGTTAATAAATTAGGTGATAAAAACTATGAAAGTTTTAAAGAGGCACAGGAATCATTTTCAGATTTAAATAGTAAAGTTCAAGAAAATGCTTCGGGTGTTCGTGTTACTAAGTCATTTGGTTATGGTAATGATGAAATAGAAAGTTTTAAAGAAATTAATAAGAAAGTTTTTATTAAAAACATTATCGCTTCTAAATATAATGCGCTATTTAATCCTATGGTGCTTGTTTTTATTGGACTTTCGTATACTTTGACTTTAATTTTTGGAGGAATCTTTATTTCTAATGGAGAGATGACCGTTGGAGAATTAGTAACCTTTGTTACATACTTGGATATGTTAGTTTGGCCACTTCAAGCAATAGGGTGGTTGTATAATATAGGTCAACGTGGTGATGTTTCTTATGGACGTATTGAAAAATTACTAGCTGAAGAAAGTTCTGTAAAAGAAATGGCAAAAGAAGGATTAGTAGCAGTCAATGGCCGACTAGAATATAATATTTCTAATTTTGTATATTTAGATAAATCAGTATTGTCAGAAATTAAATTTTCAATAGAGCAGGGTCAGACATTAGGTATTGTTGGAGTTACAGGTTCTGGGAAAACAACATTGCTGAAGTTATTACTACGAGAATATGATGTAGTAGATGGAGAAATTCTTTTAAACGGTGAAAATATTAAAAACTATAAATTAAAAGATTTGCGTAGTTTAATAGGGTATGTTCCACAGGATCAAGTATTATTTGCGATGTCTATAAAAGAAAATATTCGCTTTGCTGATCCAGCATATTCGGATGAAAGAGTAGAAGAAGTTACAAAACTTTGTGGCTTATATAATGATATAAAAAGTATGCCAGATGGAATTGATACTATTATTGGTGAAAGAGGTGTTTCATTATCTGGAGGTCAAAAGCAACGTATAGCGATGAGCCGTGCATTAATTATGAACCCGGATATTTTAATACTTGATGATTCTCTATCAGCAGTTGATGCAAAAACGGAAAATATTATTTTAGAAAATCTAAAAGAAGAGAGAAAAGGGAAGACAACGATTATTACTGCCCATAGGTTATCAGCTATTGTTCATGCTGATTTAATTATCGTTATGGATAACGGAAAAATTATTGAACGTGGAACGCATGATGAGTTGTTAGCCCAAGATGGTTGGTATAAAGAAACATACAGTAACCAACAGTTAGAAGAAAAGTTAAAAGGAGGAGAATAAGTTGAAAAAAAATAATACTTTTTTAAGATTGCTTAATTATATGCTAAGATATAAAACTTTTACAGCAGTCGCATTAACATTTATCCTTTTAACAAGTATTGTAGCTACTGCAATTCCTCTTTTAGCTCAATATTATATTGATAACTATATAACAAAAGGTATTGCAAGTGCAGGGCTTGGTTTATTAATCATCTATTATGGGTTGTTTTTATTTAGAGTTATTTCTACCTTTATAGGTGAATATTACTTTTCAAAAGTTGCGTATAGTATAGTCAGCGATTTGCGTGAGGAGAGCTTTACAAATCTTCAAAAATTAAGAATGGCTTATTTTGATAGAACTCCTGTAGGTTCGATTGTTTCAAGATTAACAAATGATACACAAGCAGTTGCTGATATGTTTGGAACAATTTTTTCTAGTTTTCTTAACTCTATTTTGATGTTTGTTGTAACGATAGGAGCGATGATTTCTCTTAGCCCTGGATTAACAGTTTTAATGATATTGTTTCTTCCAATAATGATAGGCTCGGTTTATTTGTACCAAAGATTATCTAGTAAGCTAGTAAAAATTACTCGTGCTAAACTTAGTGATTTAAATACAAAATTATCGGAATCGATAGAAGGTATGCGAATTATTCAAGCTTTTAATCAAGAAGAACGCTTAATAAAAGGTTTTGAAGAAGTAAATAAAGAACATCTACATTACATGAGTCGTTCTTTATCGGTGGATAGTTTATTACTTCGCCCAGCCATGGCATTGTTAAAAATTTTGGCCTATGGAGTAATATTGACTTATTTTGGGCTTAGTTGGCAAACTGCAGGTTTTACAGCTGGGATAATTTACGCATTTATTCAATATACAAACCAGCTGTTCAATCCACTTATAGAGCTTATGCAAAATTTTTCTGTTTTACAGACATCTATGATAGCTGCAGGGCGTGTTTTTGAACTTATTGACAATAAGGAATATGAACCTGCTCAAAAGGATAGTAATTATAAAATTGAAGAAGGAAATATTGAATTTAAAAATGTGAGTTTTTCTTATGATGGGAAGAATGATGTTTTGAAAAATATTTCGTTTAAGGTAAATAAAGGAGAAACTATTGCATTTGTGGGATCAACTGGTTCTGGGAAATCATCAATAATAAATCTATTTTTAAGATTTTATGAATTTGACCGTGGGGAAATTCTGGTTGATAGACGGGATATAAAAGATTATTCAATGAAAGAATTACGAAATAAAATAGGTTTAGTACTACAAGATCCATTTTTATATCATGGCACTATTGAATCTAATATAAAAATGTATAATAAGTCTTTAACTGAAAGCGATATAAAAGTGGCGGCTGAATTTGTCGATGCTGATGAGTTTATTATGCAGCTACCTGAAAAATATAAAAGTCCAGTTACAGAACGTGGTTCAACTTTTTCAAGTGGACAACGTCAGCTACTTACTTTTGCAAGAACTATAGCAGCACAACCTAAGATTTTAATTTTGGATGAAGCTACAGCAAATATTGATTCTGAAACAGAAGAAATAATACAAAACTCATTAAAGAAAATGAGAAAGGGACGTACGACGATTGCAATTGCTCATAGGTTATCCACTATTCAAGATGCAAACTGTATTTATGTACTTGATAAAGGTGAGATAATTGAAAGTGGGACACACACTAAGTTATTACAACAAAAAGGAACATATTATAAAATGTACCAGCTTCAAGCAGGGATGTTAAATGTAGAAAAAACCTCTAACTAGTTTATTAGTTAGAGGTTTTAGTTTTAGTATTAGAATTTAACTCGTTCTTCGATATATTGTTTTAATTCTGAAATAGCGATACGAGTTTGTTCCATTGTGTCACGTTCACGGACAGTTACCATACCATCATTTTCAGATTCAAAGTCATAAGTGATACAGAATGGAGTACCAATTTCATCTTGGCGACGATAGCGTTTACCGATAGAACCAGTTTCATCAAAATCTACCATAAAATCAGCTGCAAGTTGTGAATAAACTTCACTAGCTTTGTCACTTAATTTTTTAGAAAGTGGTAGAATAGCTGCTTTATATGGTGCTAGTGCTGGATGGAATTTAAGAACTGTACGAGTATCGTTTTCTCCTACTTCTTCTTCATTGTATGCGTCACATAAGAATGCTAGTAGAACACGGTCAACACCAACAGACGGCTCTATACAATATGGAATATATTTTTCATTAGTAAGAAGATCTTGATAAGTCATATCTTGCCCTGAGTGCTCCATATGTTGTTTTAAATCGTAATCTGTTCTTGAAGCAACTCCCCAAAGTTCTCCCCATCCAAATGGGAATTTAAACTCGATATCAGTTGTTGCATTAGAGTAGTGAGAAAGCTCTTCTGGATCATGATCACGAAGACGAATATTTTCTTTTGTCATACCTAAATCTAATAGCCAGTTTTCACATGTATCTTTCCATGTTTTATGCCAGTCTAATTCAGTCCCTGGCACACAGAAGAATTCAAGTTCCATTTGTTCAAACTCACGAGTACGGAAAATAAAGTTACCAGGTGTAATTTCATTACGGAATGATTTACCAATTTGACCTATACCGAATGGTAGTTTTTTACGCATACTACGTTGAACATTTTTGAAGTTAACAAAAATACCTTGTGCAGTTTCTGGACGTAGATAAATTTGGCTTGTAGAATTTTCTACAACACCTTGATTTGTTTTGAACATAAGGTTAAATTGTCTAATATTAGTAAAATCATGTTTACCACATTCTGGACATTTAATATTTTCTCGTTCGATAATATTTTCTAATTCTTCAAATGGTAGTCCATCAACAACGACATCTTCATTTTTTTCTTTGAAGTAATATTCTTCAATAAGTTTGTCAGCGCGAAGACGTGATTTACATGATTTACAGTCCATCATTGGATCAGAAAAGTTTCCAACGTGCCCTGATGCTTCCCAAGTACGCGGATTCATAAAGATAGCAGCATCTAATCCAACGTTATATGGTGACTCTTGAATGAATTTTTTCCACCATGCTCTTTTTATATTATTTTTTAGTTCGATACCTAATGGACCGTAATCCCAAGTATTAGCTAATCCACCATAAATTTCAGATCCTTGAAATACAAATCCTCTGTTTTTTGCAAGAGATAAAATTTTCTCCATGATTAAATTCCTCCTTTAAAATAAAATATCCCTAGATATACTCTAAAGTATACCTAGGGACGAAATAAATTCCGCGGTTCCACCCTGATTAGTAAAAACTCATCTTTAATATTTATATGTAATATATATCATGCCAAATATTTTGCTGAACTTTCACCAACAACAGCTCGCTACTATGTTTATATATTTATTCTAACATCTTATTTAAAAACTTTCAAGGATAATACTAAAAAAATATTTTAATTGTTCGTGATTTATTGTAAGTATAAAGTATAAGTGTTATAATAAACTAATATTAAATTATTGAGGAGGTTATATGAGAATTTCATTTCAAAGAGGCGATATAAAAAACCTTATAACAACTGGTGTTATCTATTTTGCAGCAGTATTTTTTCTACCAACACTATTACCACAAACATTAAGTGTGCATTTGCGATTAAATATTGCTTTAGGATTATCAACATTAGCAACTGTCATTATGTTTTTCATAGCATCTAAATCACATAATGATATTGATCGAGGAAAAAGAGAATCAAATATTTTAATAATCATAGCAATAGGATTAGCAGGGTTTGTAGCGATGATGCTAGTGCAAGGTATTATAAATGGATTATTACAATACTTAGCTAAAATTTTTGAGTTTCAAGCAAGTAGTAAAAATACAAGTAATGTTGTTCAAATAATAAAATTAAATCCGTTATTTATA comes from the Gemella morbillorum genome and includes:
- a CDS encoding HIRAN domain-containing protein; this translates as MEKDYITITGTEYYFGNIVFKVGDVISCEKEFDNDYDEEAIKVMIKTFGKVGYVANSSRTVAKGTKSAGRIYDKVGDKFYAKVCFVTGTSVIVEVLKRDENNHKNNRKIHK
- a CDS encoding helix-turn-helix transcriptional regulator, which codes for MEKGRYQKLKLLYLLEILRDYSDENTYLSVRELTDLLLKNEIVVERKTLYKDLELLQDYGFNIVVEKNGRENIYALVEREFELVEVKMLIDVIQASKFLTAKKSRDLIIKLKKLASKKQAQKIQRQVYSFEENKYINENIYYNVDAIHNAIAENKQINFNYWQWNYKKEMIDRKNGEVYNISPFALVWNDENYYMVAYDNKKDLIKHYRVDKMRHVVIDENDRVGHENFLKEDISSYSKKIFGMYGGILEKVTLEFKESLIGVVVDRFGKDIIIHRKNDVYQTSVEVMCSRHFLGWIFSLGSDIEIIAPQSVRDLYVKEIEGLLKNYR
- the secA gene encoding preprotein translocase subunit SecA, translated to MAILGKLFDANKREVKSLAKLADKVLAKEEEYASFSDEQLQNKAEEFKEYIEEEKEKGRAVADILDDILVDAFATAREGAFRALGMKPYKVQVMGGIALHRGDIAEMRTGEGKTLTATMPVYLNALSGDGVHVVTVNEYLSKRDAEEMGVLYNYLGLSVGLNLNSMNSEEKRAAYNADITYSTNNELGFDYLRDNMVKSVEARVQRPLNYAIIDEVDSVLIDEARTPLIISGEGQESTSLYQVANAFVKTLKRAEEEDGSDGDYTLDVKTKAIQLSEKGIDKAESYFGLKNLYDLKNVDLTHHINQALKANYTMALDVDYVVAEDGEILIVDQFTGRTMPGRRFSEGLHQAIEAKEGVAIQKESKTMATITFQNFFRMYKKLSGMTGTAKTEEEEFRNIYNMYVTTIPTNKPIIRIDAPDFIYSTMEAKFNAVAREVKECYDRGQPVLLGTVSIETSELVSRLLYKYGVPHKVLNAKQNESEAEIIKQAGQKGSITIATNMAGRGTDIKLGEGVRELGGLAVIGTERHESRRIDNQLRGRSGRQGDPGYSRFYLSLEDELMVRFGADRLQRLMGKTDDTPLESKMVSRSVESAQKRVEGNNYDARKQVLQYDDVLRKQREIMYAERNEVLENEVVTDIIDRMTEEAVEKTIEYATQTLEAHSEKEETEEIVKSLNEKFLGQCPIKEDEYSEVMSDEEIKQLALEKINNEYEQKRELLGDETMNSFERYILLNVIDDRWTDHIDQMDQLRKGIFLRSYGQIDPLREYKNEGHEMFEYMIDEIECEVVANLLRIKVERHEEIELKEEKTNLVTNDSKEHISRGPVRSASREEKKARIAERKQRIKELKAQKQKEEK
- a CDS encoding NAD-dependent protein deacylase gives rise to the protein MKKIEELKKIIQESNNIVFFGGAGVSTESNIPDFRSANGIFSVELGRHFTPEQLVSRTMFEKYPEDFFKFYKEHLIYPDAKPNKAHYFLAELETKGKLRAVITQNIDTLHEIAGSKNILKLHGTVDSNYCRKCGKHYNLEEFLSKESIIPLCECGGIIKPYVTLYEEELDMTVFSSAIKYIEQAEVLIIGGTSLSVYPAANLIRHFRGKHLVVINKTSTSQDRMATLVISGKIGEVFEKINNVK
- a CDS encoding ABC transporter ATP-binding protein; the protein is MNIIRKIGWFLKLEKKRYIVGILALSLVSVFNLIPSRVIGNVVDNIASGELTNKYLFINLAYLVSAALIMYGLRYVWRVYIFGAAYNLGRLLRFRLFQHFTKMSPSFYQKYRTGDLMAHATNDINSVVMVAGAGVMSAVDASITALVTLGTMVLLISPKLSFIAILPFPFMAYAVNKLGDKNYESFKEAQESFSDLNSKVQENASGVRVTKSFGYGNDEIESFKEINKKVFIKNIIASKYNALFNPMVLVFIGLSYTLTLIFGGIFISNGEMTVGELVTFVTYLDMLVWPLQAIGWLYNIGQRGDVSYGRIEKLLAEESSVKEMAKEGLVAVNGRLEYNISNFVYLDKSVLSEIKFSIEQGQTLGIVGVTGSGKTTLLKLLLREYDVVDGEILLNGENIKNYKLKDLRSLIGYVPQDQVLFAMSIKENIRFADPAYSDERVEEVTKLCGLYNDIKSMPDGIDTIIGERGVSLSGGQKQRIAMSRALIMNPDILILDDSLSAVDAKTENIILENLKEERKGKTTIITAHRLSAIVHADLIIVMDNGKIIERGTHDELLAQDGWYKETYSNQQLEEKLKGGE
- a CDS encoding ABC transporter ATP-binding protein, producing MKKNNTFLRLLNYMLRYKTFTAVALTFILLTSIVATAIPLLAQYYIDNYITKGIASAGLGLLIIYYGLFLFRVISTFIGEYYFSKVAYSIVSDLREESFTNLQKLRMAYFDRTPVGSIVSRLTNDTQAVADMFGTIFSSFLNSILMFVVTIGAMISLSPGLTVLMILFLPIMIGSVYLYQRLSSKLVKITRAKLSDLNTKLSESIEGMRIIQAFNQEERLIKGFEEVNKEHLHYMSRSLSVDSLLLRPAMALLKILAYGVILTYFGLSWQTAGFTAGIIYAFIQYTNQLFNPLIELMQNFSVLQTSMIAAGRVFELIDNKEYEPAQKDSNYKIEEGNIEFKNVSFSYDGKNDVLKNISFKVNKGETIAFVGSTGSGKSSIINLFLRFYEFDRGEILVDRRDIKDYSMKELRNKIGLVLQDPFLYHGTIESNIKMYNKSLTESDIKVAAEFVDADEFIMQLPEKYKSPVTERGSTFSSGQRQLLTFARTIAAQPKILILDEATANIDSETEEIIQNSLKKMRKGRTTIAIAHRLSTIQDANCIYVLDKGEIIESGTHTKLLQQKGTYYKMYQLQAGMLNVEKTSN
- a CDS encoding glycine--tRNA ligase, with product MEKILSLAKNRGFVFQGSEIYGGLANTWDYGPLGIELKNNIKRAWWKKFIQESPYNVGLDAAIFMNPRTWEASGHVGNFSDPMMDCKSCKSRLRADKLIEEYYFKEKNEDVVVDGLPFEELENIIERENIKCPECGKHDFTNIRQFNLMFKTNQGVVENSTSQIYLRPETAQGIFVNFKNVQRSMRKKLPFGIGQIGKSFRNEITPGNFIFRTREFEQMELEFFCVPGTELDWHKTWKDTCENWLLDLGMTKENIRLRDHDPEELSHYSNATTDIEFKFPFGWGELWGVASRTDYDLKQHMEHSGQDMTYQDLLTNEKYIPYCIEPSVGVDRVLLAFLCDAYNEEEVGENDTRTVLKFHPALAPYKAAILPLSKKLSDKASEVYSQLAADFMVDFDETGSIGKRYRRQDEIGTPFCITYDFESENDGMVTVRERDTMEQTRIAISELKQYIEERVKF
- a CDS encoding CPBP family intramembrane glutamic endopeptidase translates to MRISFQRGDIKNLITTGVIYFAAVFFLPTLLPQTLSVHLRLNIALGLSTLATVIMFFIASKSHNDIDRGKRESNILIIIAIGLAGFVAMMLVQGIINGLLQYLAKIFEFQASSKNTSNVVQIIKLNPLFIGYVVFLGPIMEELFFRKAVFGYFYDVMLGSKQWIRFTIPALITGILFAIPHDGFSPIMVLYIMMSFVFSFLYLKTKSIITPMIAHIAMNMMVVIVQLAIQ